The DNA region CGAATAGTTGCCCGGTAAGCTTCCCAATTTGCGATACCCACACCGAACGTAATTTCCACACTGTGAATTTCAGCATAGCTTTGAGCTGCAACCGATGCAGCTGCGGTGAGCAGACCAGGCGTTGCACCACAGCCAGTCATGTAGGTAATACCAGCATCTTTAACATCATCGCGTAGGGTGAAAATTTGCTCCATTGCGCTAGTACGTTTGAGAGCATCAACTAACACACCAGTCCAATCAGATTTCACGAATTGGCGGGTTACATCTGCCATAAATGTATTGGGAAGATTCGGCAGGGCAAGGAAAAAGCCATCAACATCAGAATTCTCGATAAGATCAGCAATGCTGTCATTGCTGAGGACACCGCCATTCTCAACATGGCCAACAGAACCTTGGCTGTTGTAAGCGGCAATACAAGTATTTGGGTCTAGGCCTTCGGGGTTGTAAACATAGCCTTTCTTGTCGGCAGCGGCCACGAGAATCATTTCAGATTTGGGCGCGAGTACACGGGCAGCAGCTTGTCCTAAGCCTCCAAAGCCCAAGACACCAACACGAATTACATTACTCATAGATTTTCTTCTCTATAGAATTCAAAAATTTTCGACGATATACCGACTGTCTATTATCGGTAGAAATTGAGTTAAATCCCACGAATTTTTCTTAACGCATCCATAAATGCAGGGGGAAGTTTACGCATCACTTTGCCTTTCTCGCGATCAATGCTCACAAGGATGATTTGAGCAGTGAGGTAAAGCTCTTTACCATCAGGAGATTCGATTCGATTTTCCCACTCCATCCGGACGCCTTTCATTTCCTGCATACGTACTTTAACAATCGCCTCCATACCCATACGCAATGGACGATGGTAACGGGTATTTAATTCGACAACAGGCAAATCACAACCTAGTTGAACGAATTCGGCATAGTCCATTCCGATAGATTTGAGGCAGGCGACCCGTGCTTCTTCGAGCCAATTTATATAGTTACCGTGCCAGACGATACCAGCGTAATCGGTATGGTGGGGATACACAGTAATGGGATATTCAAACCAAGGCTCACTGGTCGCATGGAGGTCTGGGGGACGGGCGATCGCCGTAGTGGGAAGTTCCTTTGATTCAGTTGCCATCACACTTACTCCATCGTCATTTCGCTAAATAAAAATAGAAAACCCATCGGATTTTAGGCGGCTTTGTCTCGCTGGAGGCGTTTCATATGGGTAAACAGTTGCCAGGAATAATCACTCGACAGTTTTGCCGTCACAGCTCCCCGCATCACAATGTAAAAATACCAATCGTCTGGTGGCACTTCCTGAGGTTCTTTTTCCACAACAACGTAGGTGCGGACATCTTGGTAGAGTCTGCCTTCACATTGCACATTGATGAGTTCATGGCGGTAGCCATTATGGGGAACTTCCTCACGAATATCGAGGCGATCGCTCACTCGCCATGGCAACTTATATAAAACCCCTTCCACACAGCTACCCCGATGGGGCACAACATCTAAGACACCACAACTTTGACGCTTGGGCGATAGACGATTGAAAGCAAGCCGATGATCCTGCAAAATTCCTTTCCCCACCACAAGGGCATGGGCATCCTCACCAATTGTCCGTTCCAAGTCCACTGGACACATACAGGAGCCGTAAGCAAAGTAATAAAAACTATCGAGCGCTACAGCAGCATCAGTCTTGGCGGAGATCTGAGGGATTGAATCTGTGGGAATGGAAAAGTCAGCAGGATCAAAGGACATAGGCACTTCACTTCAAGTGTGGGGTTTTAAACTTAGGAGCGCACGGACAACACACGCAAAATCAACCCGGTGGCCAATCCAGTGGGCGATCGCCTAAAAGATGTAGATGTAGATGAAAAACCGTTTGACCGCCATGCTCACCATTGTTAATCACCACACGAAAACCCTTTGTGAGATTTTCTTGGGCTGCAATCTTTTGAACAACCAGTAATAAATGACCCAGAAGCGCTTGGTCTTCAGCCTCCGCCTTTTCCAACATCGGAATCGGTTTTTTGGGGATTACCAAAATATGGACAGGGGCTTGGGGCGTAATATCTCGAAATGCTAGCGACAAATCATCTTCGTATACGATGTCTGCTGGAATTTCCCGTCGAATAATTTTCTCGAAAAGCGTATCGCTCATGGACTGTAGCTTATAGGAGTCTATAGAGCGATATTGTATCCGCTTCCATAGACCGACATTGCCTCTATTAAGTTCAGTTAAGCAATCAACGCTCGTTGATCACAAATGGAAAAGAATCTAAACTTTTTCGCTTACGAGCTAGATTGGCATTAAGATAGTGTCCTTAAAGTCAGATTCTTACATTTACTGACTGTTCTTAACATAGTTGGCATAGTCCTCAGTCTGGCAAAAGTTTGCCAACGTGAAAGCGTAAACCTAGGGTTTCAGTTTCCGAAACACAATGCCTTTTCACATTGAGTACTTCTAAACTGCGTTCAAAGAGAAAAACTGTTTCTAAACCCCCTTGTTTCCCCATTGGCGATAATTCCCCAAAATCCATTGTCAATCTGTAGGGAGTATGAGACATTAAAGCTCTCTTCACCGATGGTTCTAAGCGCTTACTCAAGCGCTGTGGCTCCGCCCTCAGAGAGATAATTGCGCCAACGCAAAAATCACGTTCACAAGTGATCTAGCACACTGCACAAAACATCAATTATCTAGAATATATTTGGTGAGTTCCCTCAAGGGAAACGTGCATCTTCAGACAATCGTAAAACTGTCCTAGTTATATGTTTTATCCGTCGTATTTCAATACACAATAAAAGCTCAAATTTAAGCTTGGAGTTTATTCTCAGATTATGACCCAGATCACCTACCTAAAATTTATTAACTTCCTTAGGGAAGAGTTGTCAATTCCTGGTGAATCCATCTCTGTGATGGATCGCCACTGGCAAAAGAATTCTTCGCTCTCGCCTTTACCGATGGTCTTGTGGCAATACGGTTTAGTAACGCTTGAACAGTTAGATCTCATCTACGACTGGCTCGCAACGATTTAAAACTGTCGTAGTCAATCCAAAATTGTGGGTATGACTATTAGGTGAATTCAAGTAAATCACATATGTTATTGACAATTTATGTTTCCGGAGTGGGTGGCAATCAGTTGATGCCACCCATTCTTATTTTCTTGGGAATTCTATTTATAAAAGACGAAGGAAAAAGGCTGTTTCAATTTTGTAACGCCGGACTGATTCGAGAAAACGAGTCGTTAAGCTGGAAACAAATTTAGTGAATGTGACACGCATGACCCCTGAAGTTGCTGCTCCCCCTGATCTAGAAAATTTGGCGATCGCCACGTTTAATTTGACGAAGCGATTTGATCGACATGTAGCGGTCAATGACCTTGAGCTTCAGGTTCAATCTGGCGAAGTGTATGGATTAATTGGGCCGAATGGTGCGGGAAAAACCACCCTAATTCGGATGTTAGCCACAGCAGAAGAGCCGACTCTTGGTGATATTTATATCCATGGCGATCGCCTGCGTCGTGACGATAGTAACCCCCACATTAAACAAAGACTTGGTTATCTCCCAGACGATTTTCCCCTCTACGATGATTTGACTGTCTGGGATTATTTAGATTATTTTGCGCGCCTCTACAATCTCCGCCAACCTAGGAGACGTCGCCGTTTGAGCGAGGTATTAGAACTCGTCCAGCTCACCCACAAACGCGATGATCGAATTGCTACCCTCTCGCGAGGGATGAAGCAACGTTTGAGTCTTGCCCGGACAATCATTCATGAACCACTTTTGTTGTTACTAGATGAGCCAGTATCTGGTCTCGACCCCATTGCGCGGATGCAATTTCGCGAAATCATAAAGGTTTTACAAGAAGCAGGGATGACCATTTTGATCTCGTCCCATGTCCTCAGTGATTTGGCAGAACTCTGTTCCTCGGTGGGTATTATGGAATTGGGCTACCTTGTCGAAAGTACCTCCCTTGATGACTTGTATAAGCGGTTATCTCGCCAACATTTGGTAATTTCAACCCTAGAGTCGTTAGATACTCTCGAAAGTGAACTGAAAAATAATGCTTTAGTGCGAGGTTGGGAACCAGCCATGAAACTTTCTGATGGCGATCGCCACGGCGGACACCGTCTCAAAGTGGAATTTGATGGCACTCCCCAAGACAGTACCCAACTCCTAAAAAACCTGATTGCTGCTGATATTTCAGTATCAGAGTTTTATGCGAAGACCGAAGATTTAGAAAGCATTTTCCTCAAACTCGGACACCAACAAACCAGTTAGTCTACAAGTTTTTCCTGTTTATCGTTTTTTATCCCTGCCCTTTCTTTCCAAAAAGAACATGTTTTTAAATAAATGGATTGACCGTATTGGCGACTGGAATCCCCAGTTATTTCGCGAACTGAAAGGTCGGTTAACTCGAAAATCTATCGGTCTGATGGTTCTCGTTTCTGGCATAATCCAGAGCTTGGTTTATTTTAGTTTTTCGAGTTCATTACCCTATTCAGGTCAAAACACCCATCATTATTGCGTTGGCACAGCACCGGCCAATTGGGATCCAGAGCACTATCTATACAGCAATCAAAATTGGTGTCTGACAGATTCGTTAGGCAATATTACGTCACTCAATTGGCCGTTGTGGTGGACAGAAATGTTTATCTCCATTGCCCTACTCGGTTTCTTTGGGATATTGATTGGTGGGACTTATCTACTCATTCAAGATCTCAGTAAGGAGCAGCGACAAGGCACTCTAAATTTTGTCACCCTCACCCCACAATCTGCGCTGGCGATCGCCCTCGGAAAGATTATGGGTGTTCCCACTTTTATCTATGGCATGATTGCCTTTGCCCTACCGTTACACCTCTGGGCAGGACTAAAAGGCGCCATTCCATTACATCTCATCATGCTTTTCTATGGTGTATTAGCAGCTTGCTGTCTCTTTGCCTTTAGTGGCGCAATCCTTTATGCTCTCGTCGGCAAAGGCGGCTCTGCGCTGAAATCTTGGTTAGCGAGTGGCGCACTGTTTTATTTCTCGTCCATGACCACCATGTTCATCATGCATGAAACTCCCCATGTCGCGAACATGATGGATGGCGTAACGTTATTAAACCCCACCCATTTGCTGCATTATTTGGTGCAAGCAACCGCAGTGGCCGATCAGGTGGATTGGTTCCGATACGATAGTCTCGGTGAAATCACATTTTATGGTGTACCCGCTTGGAACTCAGTTTTAGGGGCGACGTTAGCTCATCTGATGATTTATGGGGTTGGGACATATTGGTTCGCTCAAGCTTTTAAACGTAAATTCCATAATGCCCAAGGCACGCTCATTAGTAAGAGCCAAAGTTATTGGCTAACAGCTTCTTTGGTAACCATCAGTCTTGGCTTTACGGTACAAGAACCTTATACCTATTCGTCAGATTACAATAACTGGCTGATGAATTTTGGGATGCTGGCGATTTCTGGTGTCCTCTATATTTTGGTTCTGACGACAGCTCTCTCTCCATCATTCCAATCGATTCAAGATTGGACTCGTTATCAAGGGAAACATAGCTGGCGGGAATGGCTCTTCGGGGAGCGAAGCCCAGCAATTTGGGCGATCGCCTTAAATACTGTGATCGGATTTTTGCCCATCATTCTGGCTGGATTCGTCGTCATCGAAAAACAATATTATTTGGAATTTACCATTGGCCTCGTAATGCAGGGACTAATGGCAATCTTGCTAGCTGCAATCGGCATGCGTTTTCTCCTCAGTCGTCACCGAAAACGGGCAATTTTCGCAGCGACAATTGTGCTCAGCTGTATCTTTCTTCCCCTCATGATCTTTGCCTTTGGCTCGATTAATCCTGAGTTCAATCCAGCTCCTTGGCTCTGGACGATTACGCCAGTGGTGGTCACTCAATTTGCAGGGCCAGCGACATTAATTGCCAATCTCATGGGACAAATTGTGGCGATCACCGTCATTAATCAAATCATTCAGCAACGTTTGCACCAAATTGGCAGCTCTGAACTGAAACAACTTTTAGCATCGACCCCAGAAAGTGCTACCTCATAGCCTCAAAACATGTAGACTCTCATTTGTTTCTCACCATGACAAAACTGCTTGATCAGATCGGTAACTGGAACCCTCAACTCTTTCGAGAACTAAAAGGACGATTTAGGCGGCGTAATTTGGCGATCGCCGTGGGTACATCCTTGGTGGCACAAATCATGATGCTCCTCGGATATTCCGGCGGCTTGCCGGATCCACTCCTCAGAGAAACCTATAATCGCTATTGCACTGGCTATAACGACGAATATTGGCGTTCAACCTATCAATGCATTTCAACAGCAGCAGGAGATGCCTGGCAAGTTAATTGGCAATTGTGGAATTTTGACCTCTTTGTCGGCCTGAGTATGCTCGGTGCAGTGGTCTTACTTGTGATCGGTTCCCACCTAATTAGCGCAGATCTGATTAAAGAAGAGAAACGCGGCACCTTAGGATTTGTCCGTCTCAGTCCGCAGGCATTACACCGCATTATTATCGGCAAAATTTTGGGAGTTCCTAGTCTCATTTATCTGGGGATTGCCCTAGCACTGCCTTTACATCTCTGGGTTGGTTTACAAGCTGGTATTACATTGCCTTGGATCGGCATGGTAGATCTTGTGATCATCGGTGCTTGTATCGCGTCCTATAGTTTGGCAACCCTGATCAGTTTTGTCGGACAAGACTTTTTTGGGGGATTCCAATCTTGGCTTTATAGCGGCAGTTTAGGTTTCTATCTCATGGTGACGAGCATCATGGGTTTCGATTCCAACTTCCCAGTAAATAACTCCTTTGATTGGCTCAGACTATTTTATCCAGGGAATATTTTTTATTACATCGTTGATAGCAACTCCCTCGAACCAGAGGTCATTCATTATTTCGAGCCGAGTGGATTGTTTTCAACAGAATTTTTCCATTCGACGGCTTGGTCTACAGGTTTTCTAGGCTTAGTATTAATGGCGGGACATTACTTTGTACTCACTTCAATTTCTTGGGAAGGGATTCAACGTCGCTTTTATGAGCCCCAAGCCACAATCATTTCGAAGCGGACAGGCTATATTGCGGCTATTTTGACAACTTTTATGCTGGTCGGCTTTGTCGCTGTTGGTAATCGTGATTATCGTTTGCTCGGTAATTTTGAGGGATTACAAGTCTTCTATCTCTTGCTATTTTTCACTTTGACATTTTGTCTCACACCCAAGCGTCAGCGCGTACAAGATTGGTTTAGAGATCGTCAGACAAGTCGTTATGCGAAGCAGTTTTGGAGTGATTTACTATGGGGTGATCGCAGTCCAGCTCTGTTGGCGATCGCCGTGATGCTAGCCTTCTCAACTGGGATTATGGCAATTGTGGCGATCAAAGATCCATTAGTCACTGAAACAGGAGCTGTGCTCGTCGGACTCACTTTGCAAGCGGGCTTTCTATTTATTTGTGCCTGTATTGTGCAATTGATTTTCCTACAAACTCGAAAACAGGGAGTGTTGTTAGTTGTCTCCTTGAGCACATTGACCATTGCGCCATTCTTGGTCTATATCATCTTTAACCATCGTTTTCCATCGGTTGTGGCCTTGGGATTATTCTCTGCTTTCCCGATTAATGCTGCTGTCGATGCCGTTGCTCACCTCGCACTGTGGGCGATCGCCGGTCAGTGTATCGCCATGATTTCAGGCGCTTGGTATATCCAGAGATCCATCCAGAATATTGGCGCTTCCGAACTAAAAACTTTGCTCACCCCACCCGCCGAATCCTCAAAAAACATGCTAACCTAGGGAACTGATTAGGGCACGTAGCTCAGTTGGATAGAGTATCAGATTCCGGTTCTGAGGGTCGGGGGTTCGAATCCCTCCGTGCTCGCTTCTAATTCAGTTTCCAGACGTAATTGAGAAATTGCGCAAGGCTTTTAGCGACTGATGTTAAGCATTGGTCGTTTTTTGTTGCAATTTCCAAGCCACATCTAGGTCGATTGATATACTAATTCACTAAGTTTTCTCCTGAAGTAACCTTGTCTGAAACTATGTCGGCTGAACCGATCCCACCCATTACCCTACCGCCGATTACTGATCCTGACATTGAGGGAGAGTGGTTACGGCGATCGCTCCAAAAATGGCTCGACGAAGAATTTTTACCAGAGCCTGCCAATATTAAAATCGCAGAACGAGCAAAACAAATTTATGTCCGCCAGCGGCTAGAAGGGGAAAATGATCTAGGTTCCCTTGTAATTGCGATCGTCACTGAAATGCGATCTTTTAACTTCAAAGAGTCTTTTTATGGCGAATTTGCAGTGGCAAATGCTGTTAGTGATCTCATCCTCGATAGTCTCGGTATTGATCGCTGTTGTGGCAACTAAACAAGTCGCTTCACCAAGTATCAATCATTTCATGAAAGATTCTGAATCCCCTTTGGCACAATGCTTAGGGGATTTTGTGTAGGAAAACACACCAAGCTTAATCCCGTGATCAACGTCACATTATTCCGAGATTGCGGTAACTATCACCTGGTAATTTTCATCTTGGCATCATCATGATCAACCTCATGATGACGTCACTAGCAGCATCACAGGGAAAGAGCTGAAATCAAGCGATACTTATAGACATAGAGAACGAGCAACAATTTTCTTTCAGGGAGCTAAAGCTCATGTCATTTCAAACTTTACTCGAAACTGCTTTACGCCAAAATTTCATCACACCAGAAACGCAAGCCATTATCGCTCAATGCTTGTGGACAGATGAAGTGACCCAACAGCAATTAAACCTTCTTCAGGTTGTGGTTGAAAAATTAGAATCTGGAAAAATGCAAGTCGTTGCATCCTAAGAACACAATCTAAGTCTTTTTCTCATCTATTTGGTTTAAACAATGGCAAGTCTCACTCTTTTTATTTCGATTATTTCTCTTTCCATTGCTTGTGCGACTCGGGAAATCCGCATAGCAAAGTAATCTAATTCCAGTTATATTGGTTGCCCAGCATTAAGAGGGAATAACGGTATTAGATTGAAGGCGCTCGCCCATCACTTCTCTAAGACGGCACATCAAATAAAACTTGGCTAATGTATCGCTCTGCCCACTGCTCATCGAATGCTTTTTCGAGAACGCGGCGGGTTTTGTCGTTTTGCTGCTGTTCAGAGCAGTAGTTCCGTTGACCTTCGAGATGAATATACTGCTGCTCTGGGGATAGAGGTGTGAGCTGATACGCCTGGGTGCAATGTACTTTTAGAAATTCTTTTACACAATCTAAAAAGAGTGCTTCCTCTACGAGAGATGTTGGGCGAACAAACACACAGTATTCAGAAAAAATATAGCCCCACTCTGGTAAGGTGCGAGGTTCTGAAAATATCATTCTGGCGTGGTTTTTCGCTAAACGTTCTTTGTATTGAGGTGACAAAGTACGTTCAGCATTGGTGGGAGACAAATCGGCGATCGCCGCACTAATCCCTCTAGGCCCTGCCACAATGTCACAGCCAAACATCGGTAACGCATACTTCGAGCGTGGAAACATTACACAGTGGAGGATGTCTAAGTTTTTACCAACCTTCGCCATTTCCAAATGCATCTTACGGAAATGTTGGCTCTGGTAACAAGTATTTTCGATAACGAGGCGTTCCCCTTCTAACTTGCCTTCGATATAGCCTAAATCCTCTGGTAGAACAAAAGGTTCCAGCTCAAGATGTTGCTGCCATGCCGCTGTGATTGCATCTGCCAACTGCTGTATGAGGGGATAAAACACTGACTTTACAGGCGAAGGATGGCTAGAGATCATACTAATTTAGTGGCGAAGGAAGGGCTGCCAACTGCCATTGCATAAGCATTCTCCGGAACATCGGAGAGGCAAAACAAGGCAAAGATAGCTTTAAAGATATACTGGTGCAGGATCAAATACTTATACATTGTTCCATAAATTAACTTTACTGTGAGAGGGCAATATGTTGGGCTTGGGTTGGCCAGAAGTGTTAGTCATCCTTGGGGTGGTCGTTTTGGTATTTGGTTCGAAGCGCATTCCTGAAGTGGGTAGTGCTCTCGGCAAAACATTACGGGGTTTTAAAGAAGAATTCGACTCTCCTGAAGAGTCAGAAGATTTTGAAGACCGTGATCTTTAAATTTCTATTTTCTTTATTTATCTATATAGTCATTGGTGCACATCGAAAGAATTTGTTGAGGGTTTGGGCGATCGCCAACCTGACAAACAATTCAGAGAGCAAGATCATCAGGGAGTCTAGGCTAGCCGTAATTTAGGGTGTCTATGATTGAAGTTGAACAACTAAACAAGAGATATGGGTCAACGTCAGCGATCACCGATTTAAGTTTTCGGGTTGACGCTGGCGAAATTGTGGGTTTTCTGGGACCAAACGGTGCAGGCAAAACCACAACAATGCGCATTCTGGCAGCTTACCTCCCAGCCAGTTCTGGCACAGCGAAAATCGCAGGTCACGATGTCCACGAAAATTCGATGGCAGTACGGCAGAACATTGGTTACTTACCAGAGAAACTGCCCCTCTATCCGGAAATGACGGTCAGTGCGTTTCTTGATTTTGTGGCGCAAATTAAAGGAATTAGTCCAGGCGATCGCCCCGAAAAGATTTCTGCAGCGATTGAAACCTGCAACTTAGAAGATCAACGCAACACTGTTATTCGTAAGTTGTCGCGAGGATTTCAGCAGCGAGTTGGCATTGCTCAGGCCATTGTCCATGAGCCACCTGTGATTATTCTCGATGAGCCCACAGTCGGTTTAGATCCGGCCCAACTCATCGAAGTCCGCAATCTGATTAAATCTCTGGCGGGCGATCGCACAGTCTTACTGTCGACCCATTTGCTCTCGGAAGTGAGTATGACTTGTACGCGGGTGGTGATGATTAACCAAGGCCGTCTCGTGGCAACAGATACCCCCGATAATCTACGGCAATTGGTCAGCGGCGATGGTGGCTACTATCTAGAGATTGACGGTAACCCAGAAGAAATAAAACCTCTATTGGCAGTTTTACCCGGTGTGCAAAAGATCAAAACAGAAATCTTGGGCGATCGCCGCGCGAGCTTAGATATTACGATTGCTGCAGATCATGAGCCTGGACGGGATATTGCCTCAATTATTGTGAGCGCTGGGATGGGATTATACGAAATGCGGCGAACTCGGTCTTCTCTTGAAGATGTCTTCCTAGAGTTAACCCGCGACGAATCAATTCCACCCGAAACCGAACCAGTAGCAGAAAAAGAAGAAACAGGCGATCGCCCCATTGCATCATGATATTGACTAATATTTTTGCGATTTTTCGACGGGAGCTCCAGCAATATTTTTATTCGCCAGTGTCCTATATATTTGCAACCTTATTTTGGTTTGTGGGTGGCATCTTTTTTCTGAGTTTTTTAACAGGGCCCGATAGCGTCGTCATGAATGTGGCACTCGAAGAACAGCGAGGTATTCCTTTACCACCTGTTGACGTTGCTGCCGAATTTTTACAGCTATTTTGGGGCGTGATGGGAGCGCTCAGTGTCTTTCTATTACCGTTGCTGTCGATGGGTCTTTATGCCGAGGAACGAAAACAAGGCACTTTAGAATTGCTTGCCACTTCACCCCTCACCAACTGGTCTGTTGCAGTCGGCAAATTATTGGGCGTAGTTTCTTTTTTTTCAGTACTGTTATTTCCCCTAATTTTGTGGGAATTGATTGTCATCAGTTCAGCGGAGCCTGCTTTTCCATTGCTACATTTTCTTTGGATGCACGTTGGCGTCATGCTCTTAGCTGCGGCGGTATTGTCCTTAGGCATGTTTATTTCATCCCTCACGGAAAGTGCTTTAATTGCCGCGATTATGACCTTTTCCCTTGTGCTGGTGCTGTGGTTGCTGGAATTATTGGGCGATCGTCTCACAGGCTATTGGGGCAGTGTGATTCGTCATATTTCCCTATTGAGACACTACAACAACTTTTTAGCGGGAATATTTGATAGTAGTAGCCTCATTTTATTCGGTAGCTATATCGTGCTAGGCGTGGTTTTGACAGCGCAATCCATCGAATACCTAAGATTTGCGCGACGGTAAACTGATATGGTTTGTTTGGTTACAGACGATACAAATCAGTCGATTCACTAGAAAATTCAGGGTGCATTTCTAGCGAAATAATCAACATTTTTAGGGGAGATTACTCCCGTCACAAGCTCTATGGGGAATTGGTCTCTTTATCTAATTTGGTGCGGTACGGCGATCGCCATCGCGGGCTTAGTGGTGCTGACGGCAGTGCAAGGCAATATTTTGCTGGCCTATGGACTGATCATGGTGGGTTTAACGCTATTAATATGCGGTGTTGCAGGTCGCAAGCAAACTCAAACTTGGTTAATGACATTTTGGTCACGCCGTTCAGTACAGTTAGGAACCAATGGTTTTTTGTCGGCGATCGCCATGCTATTCATTTGGCTATCGATTAACGGTATTGCCGCCCAATTTCCCCTTAGATTTGATTTAACCGAAACCCAGGTTAATTCCCTCTCCTCCCAGACTCGGCAAACAATCCAGACTCTCAAAGAACCTTTGAAAATTTGGCTATTTCAGGAAGTGGATGATGCCGAAGTTACACCATTCCTCGAAAATTATCGCCGTATCAATTCCCGAATTCAGTACCAATTCGTTGATCCCGATATTGATGTCCGTCTAATCCGCCGCTTTAATGTGCAAAATCGCGGCGAAGTACATCTCGAATATGGCGAGAAAACTCAATTTGTACAGACCCTTGCTGCCGAAGAATCTCTCACAGAAGCAAAACTCACCAATGCCATTCTAAGGATTACCAGTGATCGCCAGCCCCAACTCTATATTTTGCAAGGCCATGGCGAACCACCCCTTGACGACTCTCAGAAAGGCCTCGTGCAGATGGTGAAAGCATTGGAAGCCCAAGGCTATCGCGTTAATGCCCTCAATCTCATTCAAACACCAAATATTCCTGCTGATGGCGACATCATTGCGATCATTGCGCCGCAAACTGCCCTACTGCCCGGTGAAGTCGAACTCCTCCAAGAATTTCTCGACCAACAGAAAAGTCTCCTCTTTCTACTCGATCCCAATACAGATCCCAATCTCGATTCTATTCTGGAGCAATGGGGCATTGGCCTCGATCAACGCATTTTGATTGATGGCGATCGCCGCTCAGAACAACTCGGATATGGCAACACAGCAATTATCACAACCCGCTACGGCACCCACCCAATCACAAAATCCCTCGACGACGATATTTCCCTCTACCAATTTGTACGACCTATCGCAGTCAAACCGACTGCTGGCATCAAGGCAAATAGTTTTCTTCTAAGTGACGAACTTACCTGGGCAGAAAGCCAACTCCCCAGTCCCGACGCAACCTTCGACCCAGCAACAGATCTCCGAGGG from [Leptolyngbya] sp. PCC 7376 includes:
- a CDS encoding ABC transporter ATP-binding protein, which codes for MIEVEQLNKRYGSTSAITDLSFRVDAGEIVGFLGPNGAGKTTTMRILAAYLPASSGTAKIAGHDVHENSMAVRQNIGYLPEKLPLYPEMTVSAFLDFVAQIKGISPGDRPEKISAAIETCNLEDQRNTVIRKLSRGFQQRVGIAQAIVHEPPVIILDEPTVGLDPAQLIEVRNLIKSLAGDRTVLLSTHLLSEVSMTCTRVVMINQGRLVATDTPDNLRQLVSGDGGYYLEIDGNPEEIKPLLAVLPGVQKIKTEILGDRRASLDITIAADHEPGRDIASIIVSAGMGLYEMRRTRSSLEDVFLELTRDESIPPETEPVAEKEETGDRPIAS
- a CDS encoding gamma-glutamylcyclotransferase family protein, with product MSFDPADFSIPTDSIPQISAKTDAAVALDSFYYFAYGSCMCPVDLERTIGEDAHALVVGKGILQDHRLAFNRLSPKRQSCGVLDVVPHRGSCVEGVLYKLPWRVSDRLDIREEVPHNGYRHELINVQCEGRLYQDVRTYVVVEKEPQEVPPDDWYFYIVMRGAVTAKLSSDYSWQLFTHMKRLQRDKAA
- a CDS encoding histidine triad nucleotide-binding protein; the encoded protein is MSDTLFEKIIRREIPADIVYEDDLSLAFRDITPQAPVHILVIPKKPIPMLEKAEAEDQALLGHLLLVVQKIAAQENLTKGFRVVINNGEHGGQTVFHLHLHLLGDRPLDWPPG
- a CDS encoding DUF2949 domain-containing protein; translation: MTQITYLKFINFLREELSIPGESISVMDRHWQKNSSLSPLPMVLWQYGLVTLEQLDLIYDWLATI
- a CDS encoding ABC transporter permease produces the protein MILTNIFAIFRRELQQYFYSPVSYIFATLFWFVGGIFFLSFLTGPDSVVMNVALEEQRGIPLPPVDVAAEFLQLFWGVMGALSVFLLPLLSMGLYAEERKQGTLELLATSPLTNWSVAVGKLLGVVSFFSVLLFPLILWELIVISSAEPAFPLLHFLWMHVGVMLLAAAVLSLGMFISSLTESALIAAIMTFSLVLVLWLLELLGDRLTGYWGSVIRHISLLRHYNNFLAGIFDSSSLILFGSYIVLGVVLTAQSIEYLRFARR
- a CDS encoding thioesterase family protein produces the protein MATESKELPTTAIARPPDLHATSEPWFEYPITVYPHHTDYAGIVWHGNYINWLEEARVACLKSIGMDYAEFVQLGCDLPVVELNTRYHRPLRMGMEAIVKVRMQEMKGVRMEWENRIESPDGKELYLTAQIILVSIDREKGKVMRKLPPAFMDALRKIRGI
- the tatA gene encoding twin-arginine translocase TatA/TatE family subunit; amino-acid sequence: MLGLGWPEVLVILGVVVLVFGSKRIPEVGSALGKTLRGFKEEFDSPEESEDFEDRDL
- a CDS encoding ABC transporter ATP-binding protein, whose protein sequence is MTPEVAAPPDLENLAIATFNLTKRFDRHVAVNDLELQVQSGEVYGLIGPNGAGKTTLIRMLATAEEPTLGDIYIHGDRLRRDDSNPHIKQRLGYLPDDFPLYDDLTVWDYLDYFARLYNLRQPRRRRRLSEVLELVQLTHKRDDRIATLSRGMKQRLSLARTIIHEPLLLLLDEPVSGLDPIARMQFREIIKVLQEAGMTILISSHVLSDLAELCSSVGIMELGYLVESTSLDDLYKRLSRQHLVISTLESLDTLESELKNNALVRGWEPAMKLSDGDRHGGHRLKVEFDGTPQDSTQLLKNLIAADISVSEFYAKTEDLESIFLKLGHQQTS
- a CDS encoding phycocyanobilin:ferredoxin oxidoreductase — its product is MISSHPSPVKSVFYPLIQQLADAITAAWQQHLELEPFVLPEDLGYIEGKLEGERLVIENTCYQSQHFRKMHLEMAKVGKNLDILHCVMFPRSKYALPMFGCDIVAGPRGISAAIADLSPTNAERTLSPQYKERLAKNHARMIFSEPRTLPEWGYIFSEYCVFVRPTSLVEEALFLDCVKEFLKVHCTQAYQLTPLSPEQQYIHLEGQRNYCSEQQQNDKTRRVLEKAFDEQWAERYISQVLFDVPS